The genomic stretch ATATTCTTTTCATCTTAAAGTGATTTAATTCCGATGCTGTGGTATTCAATTCCCTGACGCTCCATTTCTGCTCTGTCAAAGATGTTTCTACCATCAAAGATTAGGTTGTTCTTTAGGCGGGCTTTTACTTCGCTAAAGTCTGGAGCTTTAAACTCTGACCATTCGGTTACTACCAAGAGGGCATCTGCATCGCGTAGGGCGTCATATTCGTCTACTGCGTATTCTATTTTGTCCCCAATCATGTGCTTGGCTTCTTCTTTGGCTACCGGATCGTATGCGCAAACGGTTGCTCCTTCGGCCAATAGATTTTCAATAATTACCAATGATGGTGCTTCGCGCATATCATCGGTGTTGGGCTTAAAGGATAGTCCCCACATGGCGAATTTCTTTCCGGAAAGGTTGCCAAATTTCTTCTTCACCTTATTGAAAAGGACGTGCTTCTGGTCTTCGTTCACATCTTCTACCGATTGCAGGATACGCATTTCGTAACCATTTTCGCGGGCCGTACGTACCAATGCTTTTACATCTTTTGGGAAACAGCTACCTCCGTATCCAATACCCGGGTAGATGAATTTGTTGCCAATACGTGGATCTGAACCGATTCCTTTGCGTACCAAGTTCACATCAGCCCCCATCACTTCGCATAGGTTTGCGATGTCGTTCATAAAGCTAATCTTGGTAGCCAGCATAGCATTGGCGGCATATTTTGTCATTTCAGCGGAAGCGATATCCATGAAAATAACCGGGTGACCGTTTAGTACAAACGGATGATATAATTTTTCTAAAACCAAACGAGCGCGCTCACTTTCTATACCTACCACAATGCGGTCTGGTTTCATAAAGTCGTTTACGGCTGCTCCTTCTTTTAAGAATTCTGGATTGGAAGCTACATCGTATTCAATGTTTACTCCACGGGCATCCAAAGCGTTTTGAATGGCATTTTTCACCTTGGCCGCTGTGCCTACTGGCACGGTGCTTTTGGTGATGATTACGCCATAATCATTCATGTTTTCGCCAATTTGGCGAGCCACGGTAAGCACATACTGAAGGTCGGCACTACCATCTTCTCCGGGAGGCGTTCCTACAGCGATAAAGGCTACATCGGCTCCTTTGATGCTTTCGGTCAAGTTAGTACTAAACTTCAATCGGCCTTTGTCATAATTGCGGTGTACCAATTTATCCAGCCCTGGTTCGTATATAGGCAAAATGCCTTGCTTTAGGTTTTCGATTTTCTTGGTATCTACGTCTACGCAAACTACATCGATACCTACTTCGGCCAAACATGTGCCCGTTACCAAGCCTACATAGCCTGTGCCTACTACTACTATTTTCATGCTTTTAGATTATTAAGAGTGTGATTCCCAAAGAGGTTTGGGCTTATGTTTCATTGTTTAATTGACAAATTCTAAAAATGACTCAGTGATAAACGTTAATTGCTCATCATCCAATTCGGAATGCATAGGTAACGAAATCACTTGACTTGCAAGCATCTCTGCCACTGGAAACTGCCCTTCAGTATACCTATCATCCTGATACGCCTTTTGCATATGCAAGGGCACCGGATAGTAAATCATTGCAGGAATTCCCTTCCTGTTAAGGTGTTCGATAAGTTCAGCCCTGTCCACATCTTCTAACTTAAGAGTGTACTGATGAAAAACATGTGTACTACCTTTTACCTTCGCTGGTGTTTTTATTTTATCGCTTGCAGCAAATGCATCACTGTAAAAATCAGCAGCTCTTTTGCGTGAAGCGTTATACGTATCCAAGTGAGGAAGTTTCTTTCTTAGTATTGCCGCCTGAATACTATCTAATCTAGAGTTCACGCCAATTTCATCGTGATAATAACGAACTGTCATTCCATGATTGGCAATCACACGAAGCTTCTCTGCATACTCATCATTTTGAGTAAAAATGGCTCCTCCATCTCCAAAGCATCCTAAATTTTTACTTGGGAAAAATGATGTAGTCCCTATATCACCCATGGTTCCAGCCTTAGCGGTGGTTCCATCAGCAAATGTGTAATCTGCACCAATGGCCTGAGCTGTATCTTCTATCACAAACAAGTTATGCTCCTTGGCGATTTTCATGATCGCCTCCATATCGGCACATTGCCCAAAAAGGTGTACAGGAACTATCGCTTTAGTTTTTGGAGTAATTGCTTTTTCCACCTCTTGCGGATCTAGCATAAATGTATCTGGATCAACATCCACCAATACTGGAGTCAATCCTAAAAGAGCAATCACTTCGGCTGTAGCCACAAATGTAAAAGTAGCCGTAATCACCTCATCACCGGGCTTTAACCCTAGCGCCATCATCGCCATTTGTAAAGCATCAGTACCGTTAGCACATGGTATTACATGTTTTACTTTCAGATATTCTTCAAGTTCTTTCTGGAAATTCTTTACCTCAGGACCATTGATGTAGGCCGAAGAACGAATAACCTCAAGCACTGACTGATCAACATCCTCCTGTATCTTTTCATATTGGCTGACAAGGTCAACCATCTGAATTTTTTTCATTGGGTGATTTTTGTATTGAGCAAATATATACATCGACACAAAAAACTCAGGCTTATTATACTTTAAACTCATTTTTATTATCGGTGTCCTACACAATATTGATATTAAAGACCCCGTTGCGCTATTCCCGCAATGAAAACCTAAATTTGCCGAACAGATTTCAATATGAAAAGATTCATTATACTTTTTACACTTTTGGCAACGGCCTCCATAGTATATGGACAGCGCAGCCAAAAAGCAGCTTCGGCTTGGCTAATTCAACCGTCCTACTCCTACTTATTTTCCGGTGGCGACATGGAAAATCGCTTTGGCGACTTTATGGGTGTGGGGCTAGGTGTAGGTTACAAAACCGCTAATAATTGGATAGTAAGTGTGGATGCACAGTTTACTTTTGGTAATAATGTGAAAAATGTAGGACCGCTGCTGAATACAATGCTTACGAAAAAAGGCAACATACTTAATGAAACAGGAAACTATGGCGACATTGATGTAAACCAACGCGGATGGCTTGGCTCTTTAGATGTTTCCAAAACTTTCAACTTTTTGAGTGTAAACCCTAACTCCGGTATAAATCTATTATTTGGAGCTGGCGGTTTGTGGCATTATATAAACTTTAACACCCCGGGAAAAGACATCCCACAGGTAATGGGTGAGTATGACAAAGGCTATGATGAAATGAGTGGCGGCTTTATGCTAAAGCAATCCATCGGCTACGTATACCTGAGCCGTAACAGAAGGGTGAACTTTAAAATTTCATTTGAAATAATGGAAGCTTTCACTACCAACTATCGCAAGTTTAGCTACAGCACAGGTAAGCCGGTAACCGGCACCATGAATGATTTCATTTATGGATTCAAAGCGCAATGGATACTTCCGATATATGGAACCCAATCCACTGGTGGCAATCACTATTACTACGATTGATGTACCTGAATTTCTACAATTGGGCTATGCACCTCTTTGGCGCATCACTTGGCTTGGTAGGAAAATTTAATGACAAGCTGAAAGCCGGATATGAAGGCCGGAAAAACCTATTCCCTCGATTGGAAAAAGCCCTTGATGGCGAAACTAAAATCATTTGGTTTCATGCCGCTTCCTTAGGTGAAGCTGAGCAAGCTGTGCCCATACTGGAAGCTGTACGCAAAGAATATAATCAGCACAAAATATTGCTAACTTTTTTTTCCCCTTCCGGGATGGATCACTTTAAGAGAAAGGACTTGGCGGACTTTGTTTTTTACCTACCCTTAGACACAAAGTCTAACGCACGTAAATTTTTGGACATTGTAAAACCAGGACTGGCCTTTTTTGTGAAGTATGAGATATGGCCCAATTTCTTTAGAGAAGTCAAGCACCGTGGAATACCATTAATTATCGCTCCGGCTGTTTTCCTTCCTGATTTTTTTTACTTTAAGAATCCTCACAAAAAACACTTTATTCCTTTGCTAAAAGGAGCTGATCAAATATTGGTGCAGGATGAAAATTCACAAAAACTACTGGCTGAACATGGTGTAAAATCTAATATATGCGGAGATAGCCGATTTGACCGGGTATTGCAAAATGCCGCTACACCTTTTGAGGATAAAATTTTGCACGACTTTACCCAAAACGCCACAACCCTTATTGGAGGAAGCACCTGGCAAAAAGGGGAAGAAATACTGGCAGAAGTCTTGAAGGCAAACCCTGATCTCAAAATGATAATTGCTCCTCACAATATAAAAGAGGAAAATATAAAACGTGTATCGGATTTATTTAAACCCTACGGAGCGTTTCGCTACAGCCAAGCAGGGCACCAAACCACAGAAAGCCGTGTTTGTATAATTGATAACATTGGCCTACTGAGCCGCCTATACCGCTATGGCGACATGGCCTACATTGGCGGAGCCTTTGGCAAGGGAATTCACAACTCGCTGGAAGCGGCAGCTTATGGCCTACCTCTGTTTTTTGGGCCCAATCACCAAACTTTTATCGAGCCGCAGCTTATGCTAAAGGAAGGTTTTGCCACAGAGATAAAAGGTGCCAACGATTTACAAAAAGTACTAAACCCAATGCTAAAGGATAAGACTCATCTTAAAATCTTACAGCAGCAAGCGCGAACATTTGTAGAGCAAAATTCTGGCAGTGTGGATAAGGTAATGCTAAGCTTTAATACTTTGCTTCCAAAATAAAAAGCCTCAAAGCTACTTTCTAGAAATACTTTAGTCTTTATTACGGTAGTATTACAAAACGTATACGCAATAAAAGTAGCTCATTGAAGGACCAACCGGAAAACGCTATACAAAAAGCAGTTTAAGGAAAACACTAAAACAAAGTTTAGAAACATGTTGTATTCGCAAATCGATTCGACTGCATGATTTACGTCACAGTATTGCGACTCACTTGTTGGAAGATGGCACAGATATTCGGTATACACAGGCCCTGTCAGAACACAGCATCACAAAAACGACTGACCGCGTAGCAGCACCGTAGATAAATCTACGCACATGTAAGCATATACCGTATCAGCCTGATTCAAACTTCTTATGTAAATAATTATATAACGTAAATTCCCGTTATACGCTCATTAACATTAGTTAAAAAGAATCTGCCTCCGTTCAATAATTTAATCAATGTCAAGATTTCTGGATTAGGTAGAGTGCAAAGTTGCAAAACAGAACCTGCTGATATCGATCAAGTTCAGCTATTTTTAGCAAAAAATCATTCTATATGGATTTTGGATCAAGCTATTGGTGCAGATATTGCAATAATTCAGAAAACTATACCAAATGATAAGAAACATAATATCTGGGGTTTGTTTGTTGTTGAATTTCCATTTTGTATCAGCACAAGCTGAAAAATTACAATGGTTAGATATTGAATTGTCCAATTATCAATATCCGTATGAAGTTTCATTTTTGGAGTTAAACATCCAAGAACAAAACCTAAAAATGGCGTATATGGACGTTAAACCTGAAGCATATAACGGCAAAAACATTGTACTTTTTCACGGTAAAAATTTTAATGGTGCTTATTGGGAAACAACCATTAAAGCATTAGCTAAAGCAGGGTTTCGTGTAATCGTCCCAGACCAAATAGGCTTTGGAAAATCGTCTAAACCTTTACATTTTCATTATACCTTTCAGCATTTAGCACAAAACACAAAATCACTTTTAGACACATTGGGTATTGAAAAAACAGCCATTTTAGGACATTCAATGGGCGGAATGTTAGCCACTCGATTTGCCTTAATGTATCCAGAAATGACAGAAAAGTTTATTCTAGAAAACCCCATTGGCTTGGAAGACTGGAAACTAAAAGTACCTTACAAACCTGTAGAATGGTGGTATAAAAATGAACTTAAAAAAAGTTATGAAGGGATAAAGAAATATCAATTGGTGAATTACTATGACAACAATTGGAAACCCGAATACGACCAATGGGTAAATTTATTGGCGGGTTGGACCTTAAATTCTGATTACAAAACCATAGCCTGGAATAATGCCCTAACGTATGATATGATTTTTACACAACCCGTTGTGTATGAGTTTAAAAACATCACTGCCCCAACTTTGCTTATTATTGGAACCCGAGACAGAACCGCACTTGGCAAACCGCTTGTAAGTGAAGACACAAGAAATACAATGGGCTTATATAACCAGTTAGGAAAAGAAACTCAAAAGAAAATACCCAACGCTGAATTAATAGAGTTACAGAATGTTGGACATCTTCCCCATATCGAAAAATTTGAAGCTTTTATTTCTCCATTGATAAAGTTTTTGCAACTTTAGATTCAGCATAACACTTCATGAAGAAATATATAATACTTATTGCGGTAGCAACTTTCTTAATATCCTGCCATAATAATCAGACTAAAATAGAGATAGAAAATTCCCCGAACATATTGCTGATAATTGCAGATGATATGGGGAAAGATGCTTTAGCCGGCTTTACAGAAGGGAGTGTAAAACCACACACTCCGAATATTGATACTATTAGAAAAAAGGGGTTAAATTTTACCAACTTCTGGACTTATCCAACGTGCTCACCTACAAGAGCATCAATGATTACAGGTAAATATGGGTACAGAACCGATGTAAGGTGGGCAAATCAAAAATTAAGCGAAAGTGAAATCCTGTTACAAAAATACATCAACGACAACACCAACAATAGTTATGCAACTGCTGTAGTTGGCAAATGGCATATATCTGGATATGATGCAACAATTAACCCAGAAACCTTTGGTATCGATTATTATGAAGGTATTTTTATAGGCTCTGTAAAAAATTATTATAACTGGCCGTTGTCCAAAAATGGAAAACAATACAATAGCAGAGAGTACACCACCAAAAAGTTTACCGATTTAGCTTCTCATTGGATTCAAAAACAAGACAAACCTTGGTTTATGTGGTTAGCATATAATGCACCACACACTCCCTTTCATATTCCTCCAGATGAAATGCATAAACAAGGAAATTTACCTCCTTACAAAGAAGGTGTAGACCCAACACCTTATTTTATGGCTTCAATCGAAGCAATGGACCATCAAGTAGGACAACTATTGAATTCATTATCAAAAGAAGAAAGAGAAAATACACTTATCATTTTTATGGGTGACAATGGTAACGAACCTGTTGTGACACAAGCCCCATATGCTTCAAATCAAGTGAAGAGAAGTCTTTATCAAGGTGGCATTAATATGCCTTTGTTTGTATCTGGCAAGGGTGTGGAACGCAAAGGGATCGACAACAATTTAATTACAAGTACAGATATTTTTGCTACGATTGCCGAAATAGCTGGGGTGGAAATTGATGAAATAAACGATAGCAAAAGTTTTAAGTCGCTTTTGTCCGAAAAAAAATCAATTAGAAAGTATCAGTATTCTGAAATGAAGAATGAAAAAAATGATGCTTGGACCATTAGCGATGGCACTTACAAATTATTAGTGTTTGCTAATGGAAAAGAAGAAATGTACAACTTAATTAATGATCCATACGAAAAAAACAACATTCTGAATTCGGTAATAAGTACTATTGAAAAAAAATCTAAAGAAGAGTTGGAAATTGAATTATCAAGGATAAGAAATTAAAAATAACTATTACCAACAACGTATCCCATGTAAAGCAGTCTTCCCAACCTTAGATTAGATAATTAAAGATACTATTTAAGATTTTTCTATTCCATTTTTATTGTCCTTTTTAAACTTTTAGAGTGTTGACAAAAACCTTCACCACCCTCGGGTATCTCGAAAATATTTTGGGTTTGTCATTACGATAAAAGTCCGCCTTGGCAGTTCCCTCATTTCTCAGCCCTTCCCTCTTGAATTTTGCATCCCTACTTTTGGAGGGCTTTTGGTTCTGCAGACATAGTGGTGGTATGGATCCGCCAACTCTTCTTGTGGATATCGATACAATGAATATTTTGATGCGGTAGTGTTTTGAGCTTACATGGTACAGGTATTTTAAAAGTTTACCCGAACTTAGGACACTGCTTTTACATAGGGGCTAAAAAGTTCATGACCGTTATCGGCTGCCATGCCACTTATGTAAACCATTAACAGCAAGTATAAAGCAAAACTCAATTAATTGCAATTAACTATAAAATAACAACTGATGCAGGAGCCGTATGAAAAATTTCTAACAGGAATGTATTTACAAACACGTGGTTTTATTCCTTCTATACCATTAGGTCAAAATGTTTACCCTGGTGATTTTTTTCTAATTAAGAATGGAGAAATTATTGTTTTAGGGAACATTTTCAGAAAAGCCATTGTAGATACTGAAACAGTAGAGATTGAATATAACATTAAGCTCGACCCCGCTAATTGGGTCTTCAGTGATGGAATAACAAAACCTTATATTGGTAAAGAAAAGGGTGACAACCCTTTTAATGGAGCTTTTGAAATCAGCAAACTACTTATTGCCTTTAAGGATAAAGGCAGTTACCTTTTTAAAGGTGAAGCCCCATTGGCGGTTAGAATCAAAAATTGGTCAGACATTTGGCAGCAACTTATTATTAAGCTAACACAGACTGTTTATTCATTTCGTGAGTTATACGTAGTAACTCACTGTGCAACCATGGACAACTGGACGTTAGCAGTCTCTAGCTCTAAAGGAGCGGAACTGGAAATTGCGACCGATTCAGAGAATGTTGAATTGGCAGATATCTTTGGAGACGCATCATCAAAACTCATACAGTCTAAGAATCTAGAATTTTATCATAGACAAAACTCAAGAAAACCAACCTTTTTCAAAGCTAAAAAATTAGTGATCAAAAACGAAAAGTTAGAGTTATTGATTGCTCAACTATATAATGATAGCCTTCATCATAGTGAATGGGCTGAAAATTTCTTCGATAGGAATTTCGATACACAGTCAAGTAATTTTCCATTTAATATATCCAGTAACTATCCATTAGAATTGTTAAACATGCTTCACAGCAATGAATTCAATCCAAATTCAGCTTTACAATACTTTAAATGGGAAGACGCCAATCTAGACGATTTCGAAAAACTTTTTTCGACCCACTGAAACTAACAAAACTATTCTTTGACAAGATATTGGGTAATAAATAGTTTGCAATGTAAAGCCCAAGTACAATCAAATAGACAGCCAGTAAACCAGTGACTCGCTCGCACACTCCTCACGACATGAAATGCACACCAGCTTAGACTCTAACCTTCGGTTTAAAAGCCGCGTTCGTTAAGATACATCGTTTACAAAAGTTATAGATTAGGGTTTACACTAGATTAGTCTCTAGCCTCAGGTCAATTTAGGCTCTAGTCCTTTGAAATACGTTAATGTTTCATGCGAAATTTTATAATATCTTAATTGCATCAAACCATTAACATTCATAACATGAAAAACCTTAAACTATTCCTATTACCCTTAGTCCTGATCGCGGGAGGATGTCAATCATTAAAAACCGGGACTCAAACCGACACCAGCAATAAATCACTATATCAAGCATCCATAGAAAACTCCATGGCTCCTTCTCAAAAAAAAGTTTATAAGGATTTTGTCTCCATTAGCCCCGAAAACACTGAGCTCATTTGGAAAGATATAAATGGAGAAGATTATATTTTGGCAGCTACCTGGAAACAAAACATTTCCTATTACCAACCTTACTTGGATTCAGGATACTTTAATACCGGAGAACACCCTATATGGGTAACTACAGCGCCTGAGCTAGCCCAAAAGATGAAAAAGAAAAATGCTCAGGATGTAGACTTACGCCTAAAACAATTATTAGGATTACCTCCAAACTCCATATATAGTTATTTTGTAGAGTTTTGGCTAAATCCCTCAGGCCTCATAAGACCATGCCCTGACAATGAAATTACGGACAGCCAATGTGATTTATGCTTTCCTGAGGAAACAGACCCTTCTTACATAGCTTGGATAAATGAAAATAGAATTAGCCGTTATTACAATTGCGAATTATATGACAACTACCCGTGGAGCCAACTAGGCTACACTTACGACTGGAACCCTAAAAATCAATCTCATGTGTGCTTAAGCGAGTTTGTAATCAAAGAAAATAAAAACATCGTTGTTAATGCTATTTATACAACAGAGGAATATTTAAGAGGGGATGGCATGACTAAATACTTGCCATAAAACAGTCTAGTTCTATTCACCTACAAGTGGGTATGATAAATTTCTTTAAAAACATTTTACTGTTGAATTACCTAGCCTTTCTAGGGTCATAAGTAGGCATACAACCGTACAATTATGGAGCCTTGATAAAACAAATCTCCAATAACTCTGGCATCAAATCTGGTGAATTACACAAACTCATGCTTAGCTGTCATGTAGCCGCAGGGGTATAAGCTGCAAAAAGTTATTAGCCATGGCTTTTTTTTTGCCTTAGCCGAACAACCTCAAAACCTATATTTGCTCCCTATTCTCAAACCTCTCACAATGAAAAAAGCGCTGCTTCTGGCTTTGATAAGCTTTACTTCAAATCAAGTTATTAGTCAGGTTATTAATATTCAAGTAGGCACAGCTATTTCAAAGCTTGACTGGACGGTAGAAGATATACCTGGCCAACCGAGTGTATTTGGTGTTGATGAGTCTGCTTATGCAGAGCCAATTCTAGGACTATCCGCATTTATTGGAGTTGACTATTTCGACCACAAGTATTATAATTTATCTACAAACATTGGATATATCCAAAAAGGAGGCCAATACACAGTAGATTATGTTTTGTATACTTCCGTAAAAAAGGCTCAATTGCACTATTTATCTTTAAACACATCATTGGACTTAAAGTTACCTGTTACCGAATCAATATCCCCTTTCTTAAGCTTTGGGCCACGAATAGATTTTCTATCTTCTCACGAAGGAGAAATAATTGAAAACTTATCGGGCAAAAACACTGGTGAATTGGACAAACTCATGTACGGATGCCATTTGGGTGCTGGAGCAAAATATAGCTTACAAAAAATTCAATTTGGTGTACGTTTTGACTATTATTTCAACTTCACTCATATTGCTAATTACGAGTGGTCACGCAAACACGTTACATACGGCTATGGCAATGGAACCTTAAAAGACCACACATACTCGATAAACTTGGTGGTTGGATATAAACTTTAAGTCTATAGAGTCGAGCTTATAAATCACTTTACCTCCTTACCTGAACTTGGCTTTCAAAGTTTCCAGGTCTACCATCACTTTAGGATTCTTTTCGATTTCTGTTAAGAGATGATCCACCTTGTTTTGATCCAGCTTCATTTTATAAGCCAGTTCACGGCATTTTTCAATTTCTTCAGCTTCCACTTGTGTGTCTACAAACATCATGTTTAGCAATCTATGAAACTGCTCCAGGCGATGATTAGGAGAAATATGATCAAAAGCGGATGACTTGCGCTCCATCAGTTGCTCCAACTCAGATTGGCTTACTCCCATTTTTTGCGCCACCCATACCAGATAAGTCATTTCAGAAAAATTGACCATACCATCGCTCTTTGCCATGTCAATCAAATCCGTTAGTAATATTCCTTTTTCTGTGGTATTTAAGTAGCTCATCGTTTCTGTATTTTTAGTTTTAAGGCTCCGAATATAATTGGATTTGTTGATTTCAATATACCCTTCAGACAACATTTTCATTACCCATCTCCATTTACGAGGGAAATAAAAATTCGCCTTCGCTACCTTTGCGGCTATGGACAGTATGCTGAAGCCCTTTCTCCCTAACATTCAAAAAGAACTTAGCGTAAGCCACATTTTGAGCATTGCCAAAATGCAAAGCTTGTGGAGCGATTATGGTGGAATTTTTAGGTTAAACCTGAAAGGAGCAAAAGTGCCTTCGGTAGTAGTGAAATGTATCCTCCTTGAAGAAAAAGATAAGCACCCACAGGGGTGGGTTTCTAATCTTTCGCACGAGCGAAAAGTTAAATCCTATCAAGTGGAAAACCATTGGTATGAAATGTATGCTGCTTCGCTTCCCACTACGGTAAAAGTACCTCAGCTACTTTACAGGGAAAAGCAAACTTCTGTACAAATTTTAGTTCTCGAAGACCTTTCACATTTTTATCCAAACCTGAAACAATCTTGTACTTACAAAGAAGCCAAAACGGTTATAAGATGGTTGGCGCAATTTCATGCTCATTTTATCAATTCACCAACTGATGGCCTTTGGCCTATTGGAAGCTACTGGCACTTAAACACCAGACCTGATGAATGGAAAGCTATGGAAGATTCACCCCTTAAAGAAAAAGCCCAGGCGTTGGACTTTGTGCTAAACGAGGCAAAATTTCAAACCATAATACATGGAGATGCCAAGGTGGCCAACTTTTGCTTTAGCAATAATGAAGAAGTAGCTGCTGTTGATTTTCAATATGTAGGTAAAGGTGTTGGGGTAAAAGATTTAGCTTATTTCCTGGGCAGTTGCTTTAGCGATGAAGAAAGTCAGCTTTATGAAGGTTCACTCTTGGAGTATTACTTTGAAACATTAAAGGCATCAGCTAAAGATTTGAATGAAGCCGAAAAGGCAGCTTTGGAAAAAGAATGGCGAGAACTATACCCGGTAGCTTGGGCTGATTT from Owenweeksia hongkongensis DSM 17368 encodes the following:
- a CDS encoding UDP-glucose dehydrogenase family protein gives rise to the protein MKIVVVGTGYVGLVTGTCLAEVGIDVVCVDVDTKKIENLKQGILPIYEPGLDKLVHRNYDKGRLKFSTNLTESIKGADVAFIAVGTPPGEDGSADLQYVLTVARQIGENMNDYGVIITKSTVPVGTAAKVKNAIQNALDARGVNIEYDVASNPEFLKEGAAVNDFMKPDRIVVGIESERARLVLEKLYHPFVLNGHPVIFMDIASAEMTKYAANAMLATKISFMNDIANLCEVMGADVNLVRKGIGSDPRIGNKFIYPGIGYGGSCFPKDVKALVRTARENGYEMRILQSVEDVNEDQKHVLFNKVKKKFGNLSGKKFAMWGLSFKPNTDDMREAPSLVIIENLLAEGATVCAYDPVAKEEAKHMIGDKIEYAVDEYDALRDADALLVVTEWSEFKAPDFSEVKARLKNNLIFDGRNIFDRAEMERQGIEYHSIGIKSL
- a CDS encoding phosphotransferase; protein product: MDSMLKPFLPNIQKELSVSHILSIAKMQSLWSDYGGIFRLNLKGAKVPSVVVKCILLEEKDKHPQGWVSNLSHERKVKSYQVENHWYEMYAASLPTTVKVPQLLYREKQTSVQILVLEDLSHFYPNLKQSCTYKEAKTVIRWLAQFHAHFINSPTDGLWPIGSYWHLNTRPDEWKAMEDSPLKEKAQALDFVLNEAKFQTIIHGDAKVANFCFSNNEEVAAVDFQYVGKGVGVKDLAYFLGSCFSDEESQLYEGSLLEYYFETLKASAKDLNEAEKAALEKEWRELYPVAWADFNRFLLGWLPNHQKLHNHALSKNGEAFQFLERQNL
- a CDS encoding DUF1160 domain-containing protein, with the protein product MSYLNTTEKGILLTDLIDMAKSDGMVNFSEMTYLVWVAQKMGVSQSELEQLMERKSSAFDHISPNHRLEQFHRLLNMMFVDTQVEAEEIEKCRELAYKMKLDQNKVDHLLTEIEKNPKVMVDLETLKAKFR
- a CDS encoding DegT/DnrJ/EryC1/StrS family aminotransferase encodes the protein MKKIQMVDLVSQYEKIQEDVDQSVLEVIRSSAYINGPEVKNFQKELEEYLKVKHVIPCANGTDALQMAMMALGLKPGDEVITATFTFVATAEVIALLGLTPVLVDVDPDTFMLDPQEVEKAITPKTKAIVPVHLFGQCADMEAIMKIAKEHNLFVIEDTAQAIGADYTFADGTTAKAGTMGDIGTTSFFPSKNLGCFGDGGAIFTQNDEYAEKLRVIANHGMTVRYYHDEIGVNSRLDSIQAAILRKKLPHLDTYNASRKRAADFYSDAFAASDKIKTPAKVKGSTHVFHQYTLKLEDVDRAELIEHLNRKGIPAMIYYPVPLHMQKAYQDDRYTEGQFPVAEMLASQVISLPMHSELDDEQLTFITESFLEFVN
- a CDS encoding tyrosine-type recombinase/integrase, whose product is MEGPTGKRYTKSSLRKTLKQSLETCCIRKSIRLHDLRHSIATHLLEDGTDIRYTQALSEHSITKTTDRVAAP
- a CDS encoding 3-deoxy-D-manno-octulosonic acid transferase; translated protein: MDTSDIWNPIHWWQSLLLRLMYLNFYNWAMHLFGASLGLVGKFNDKLKAGYEGRKNLFPRLEKALDGETKIIWFHAASLGEAEQAVPILEAVRKEYNQHKILLTFFSPSGMDHFKRKDLADFVFYLPLDTKSNARKFLDIVKPGLAFFVKYEIWPNFFREVKHRGIPLIIAPAVFLPDFFYFKNPHKKHFIPLLKGADQILVQDENSQKLLAEHGVKSNICGDSRFDRVLQNAATPFEDKILHDFTQNATTLIGGSTWQKGEEILAEVLKANPDLKMIIAPHNIKEENIKRVSDLFKPYGAFRYSQAGHQTTESRVCIIDNIGLLSRLYRYGDMAYIGGAFGKGIHNSLEAAAYGLPLFFGPNHQTFIEPQLMLKEGFATEIKGANDLQKVLNPMLKDKTHLKILQQQARTFVEQNSGSVDKVMLSFNTLLPK
- a CDS encoding sulfatase-like hydrolase/transferase, which gives rise to MKKYIILIAVATFLISCHNNQTKIEIENSPNILLIIADDMGKDALAGFTEGSVKPHTPNIDTIRKKGLNFTNFWTYPTCSPTRASMITGKYGYRTDVRWANQKLSESEILLQKYINDNTNNSYATAVVGKWHISGYDATINPETFGIDYYEGIFIGSVKNYYNWPLSKNGKQYNSREYTTKKFTDLASHWIQKQDKPWFMWLAYNAPHTPFHIPPDEMHKQGNLPPYKEGVDPTPYFMASIEAMDHQVGQLLNSLSKEERENTLIIFMGDNGNEPVVTQAPYASNQVKRSLYQGGINMPLFVSGKGVERKGIDNNLITSTDIFATIAEIAGVEIDEINDSKSFKSLLSEKKSIRKYQYSEMKNEKNDAWTISDGTYKLLVFANGKEEMYNLINDPYEKNNILNSVISTIEKKSKEELEIELSRIRN
- a CDS encoding outer membrane beta-barrel protein; amino-acid sequence: MKKALLLALISFTSNQVISQVINIQVGTAISKLDWTVEDIPGQPSVFGVDESAYAEPILGLSAFIGVDYFDHKYYNLSTNIGYIQKGGQYTVDYVLYTSVKKAQLHYLSLNTSLDLKLPVTESISPFLSFGPRIDFLSSHEGEIIENLSGKNTGELDKLMYGCHLGAGAKYSLQKIQFGVRFDYYFNFTHIANYEWSRKHVTYGYGNGTLKDHTYSINLVVGYKL
- a CDS encoding alpha/beta fold hydrolase, whose amino-acid sequence is MIRNIISGVCLLLNFHFVSAQAEKLQWLDIELSNYQYPYEVSFLELNIQEQNLKMAYMDVKPEAYNGKNIVLFHGKNFNGAYWETTIKALAKAGFRVIVPDQIGFGKSSKPLHFHYTFQHLAQNTKSLLDTLGIEKTAILGHSMGGMLATRFALMYPEMTEKFILENPIGLEDWKLKVPYKPVEWWYKNELKKSYEGIKKYQLVNYYDNNWKPEYDQWVNLLAGWTLNSDYKTIAWNNALTYDMIFTQPVVYEFKNITAPTLLIIGTRDRTALGKPLVSEDTRNTMGLYNQLGKETQKKIPNAELIELQNVGHLPHIEKFEAFISPLIKFLQL